From a single Shewanella denitrificans OS217 genomic region:
- a CDS encoding aldo/keto reductase yields MRKILLGNSDIQVSTQGLGCMGMSEFYGEAEPLNAYQVLKEAISLGVNFFDTADMYAYGENERLLSEILSQHPAREELIIATKCGIVRDKSQPTARHIDNSPEYIKASCDRSTLRLNTHIDLYYLHRVKDDKQSIKLAMQAMAELLSEGKIRAVGLSEVSAENILFAHDCLLTYTQGRQGLSAIQTEYSLLSRDVERNGVLDTCQQLGISFVAYSPICRGLLSGAIQSKDDLVVTDFRQNLPRFNQENLAHNNQFTQALAQLAQANNCTAAQLSLAWLSKHRTNVISIPGTKRIEYLRENVAAAAISLSQSDYQHLTELSDAFIVKGERY; encoded by the coding sequence ATGAGGAAAATCTTATTAGGCAATAGTGATATTCAGGTTTCAACTCAGGGTTTGGGTTGCATGGGGATGTCGGAATTTTATGGTGAGGCTGAGCCATTAAATGCTTATCAAGTATTAAAAGAAGCCATTTCGCTGGGGGTAAACTTTTTTGATACCGCAGACATGTACGCTTATGGTGAAAATGAGCGTTTATTATCAGAAATACTCTCACAACATCCGGCAAGAGAGGAGTTAATCATAGCGACTAAATGCGGTATTGTCAGGGACAAGAGTCAGCCAACAGCTCGTCACATTGATAACAGTCCAGAATATATAAAGGCCAGTTGTGATCGTAGTACTTTGCGTTTAAACACACATATCGATCTCTATTATTTACACCGAGTAAAAGATGACAAACAGAGTATTAAATTGGCAATGCAAGCCATGGCAGAATTGCTCTCTGAAGGTAAAATTAGGGCAGTAGGCCTCTCGGAAGTCAGTGCAGAAAATATCCTGTTCGCTCACGATTGTTTGCTGACCTATACCCAAGGACGACAAGGTCTTAGCGCCATTCAAACTGAGTATTCTTTGCTTAGCCGTGACGTGGAGCGCAATGGGGTACTGGATACGTGCCAACAATTAGGTATTAGTTTTGTTGCTTACAGCCCTATTTGTCGAGGTTTACTAAGCGGTGCGATTCAATCGAAAGATGATTTAGTGGTGACAGATTTTAGGCAAAACTTACCCCGTTTTAATCAAGAAAATTTGGCTCATAACAACCAATTCACTCAGGCGTTAGCTCAACTGGCTCAAGCTAATAACTGTACCGCAGCACAGTTATCCTTGGCCTGGTTGTCAAAACATCGCACTAATGTGATCAGTATTCCTGGTACTAAAAGGATTGAATATTTGCGTGAGAATGTGGCTGCTGCAGCTATCTCATTAAGTCAAAGTGATTATCAACATCTCACCGAACTCAGTGATGCCTTTATTGTTAAAGGCGAACGTTATTAA
- a CDS encoding YheV family putative zinc ribbon protein — protein sequence MTKIKKRFVAGAKCPKCGARDSILLFKEHGIETIECTECDYREQQTDEKVAQKATGAVIGVFKPD from the coding sequence ATGACTAAGATAAAAAAGCGTTTTGTTGCCGGTGCCAAATGCCCCAAATGTGGTGCCAGAGACAGTATTTTACTCTTTAAAGAGCACGGCATAGAAACCATAGAATGCACCGAGTGCGATTATCGCGAGCAGCAAACCGATGAGAAAGTGGCTCAGAAAGCCACAGGCGCAGTGATCGGGGTATTTAAACCAGATTAG
- a CDS encoding MarR family winged helix-turn-helix transcriptional regulator, translating to MLNPKYKVLIEEANARGKDHVSMQLCGELLSLNQVIVEQCSERVGQHALSEGRFVVMLLLYNMGELTPSELSSMTGLTRSAMTSVMDFLEKHQYAVRNMGSADRRSFTVSMIDNGKVFFEQVLESQLDWLACLSDSLDADEKQQFLHLTRKIALGLKQD from the coding sequence ATGTTGAATCCTAAATATAAAGTCTTGATTGAAGAAGCGAATGCCAGAGGCAAAGATCACGTTTCGATGCAGTTATGTGGCGAGTTACTGTCGCTCAACCAGGTAATTGTTGAGCAATGTAGCGAGCGTGTGGGACAACATGCCTTATCGGAAGGCCGTTTTGTGGTCATGTTACTGCTTTACAACATGGGAGAGCTTACCCCCTCTGAACTTTCCAGCATGACAGGCTTAACCCGTTCGGCAATGACTTCCGTTATGGATTTTTTGGAAAAACATCAATATGCGGTACGCAATATGGGCTCTGCTGATCGACGCTCATTTACCGTGAGTATGATCGACAACGGCAAGGTATTTTTCGAGCAAGTACTTGAATCACAATTAGATTGGCTAGCCTGCTTGAGCGACAGTTTAGATGCCGATGAGAAACAGCAGTTTTTACATCTGACCCGTAAAATAGCGTTAGGCCTGAAACAAGATTAA
- a CDS encoding TIGR02444 family protein: MGMPMMTPQKYRFSPQLWQDCEQYYLVNTEHYLSLQDTYQVNVNLLLLAQYLDQQALFFNQQQWESLTACIELWENNVVQPYRKLRRLTKPHMDSTEYEKMLNVELIMERKSQQMLLQRLNQLQADGDASNINNYLSLFGLDETVVA, from the coding sequence ATGGGTATGCCAATGATGACGCCACAGAAATACCGCTTTAGCCCGCAATTATGGCAAGATTGTGAGCAGTATTACTTAGTCAATACAGAGCACTACCTATCCCTACAAGACACCTATCAGGTCAATGTAAACTTGCTGCTATTGGCGCAATACTTAGACCAACAAGCCTTATTTTTCAATCAGCAGCAGTGGGAGAGCCTCACCGCCTGCATAGAGTTATGGGAAAATAACGTGGTTCAGCCTTACCGTAAATTACGCCGACTGACTAAACCCCATATGGACAGCACTGAGTATGAAAAAATGCTCAATGTCGAACTCATCATGGAGCGTAAATCCCAACAAATGTTGCTACAAAGACTCAACCAACTCCAGGCCGATGGGGATGCCAGCAACATCAATAACTACCTCAGCCTATTCGGTCTAGACGAAACCGTCGTCGCCTAG
- a CDS encoding MFS transporter translates to MSENNHLFSSNLKMWLAIFILAISTFTIVTAELAPIGLLTPMAESLNQSESMIGLTVTLYAWIGAISALLSSIFLGNVSKKRLLLGLIFILLVSNVLSALASSYTLLLAARVIGALSHGAFWAMIGALAMSLVPARQLGLATSIVFAGVSAASVFGVPLANFIGSQWTWQSAFWLISLLSVLSLVGILCLVPSVKANSELGVSALKQVITDPLLLKIYAATFIAITAHFTAFTFIEPYLQTSDSVSNTMIAMMLFTFGCAGLLGNFITGAFIDKYLKRLIAVAIVAIACVLVTLGIGAQALTQTAIVLLISVWGLATSSVFVGFQTWVLKTAQHRAFPASAVYVSIFNAAIGSGALLGAWLVSQFSFSVLMICSGVAIACSLVLLALAATNAVRVETLPEGESV, encoded by the coding sequence ATGTCTGAAAATAATCATTTATTTAGCTCCAACCTAAAAATGTGGCTGGCAATTTTTATTCTTGCCATCTCAACATTTACAATTGTTACTGCAGAATTAGCCCCGATAGGTTTACTTACCCCTATGGCGGAAAGTTTGAATCAGTCGGAATCCATGATTGGATTAACCGTCACGCTATATGCTTGGATTGGTGCCATTAGCGCCTTATTGTCGAGTATTTTTTTGGGGAATGTATCTAAAAAACGTTTATTACTGGGGCTAATTTTTATCTTGCTGGTCTCAAATGTATTGTCTGCTTTAGCGAGCAGCTACACCTTATTGTTAGCCGCGAGGGTGATAGGGGCATTATCACACGGTGCTTTTTGGGCCATGATAGGTGCACTGGCAATGTCGTTAGTGCCAGCAAGGCAGCTTGGTTTAGCCACATCGATTGTGTTTGCTGGGGTGTCTGCCGCCAGTGTATTTGGTGTGCCATTGGCTAATTTTATTGGCAGTCAATGGACGTGGCAAAGTGCTTTCTGGCTAATCTCTTTGCTCAGTGTTTTATCTTTAGTTGGGATCCTCTGCTTAGTTCCTTCGGTAAAAGCGAACAGTGAACTGGGGGTGAGTGCACTCAAGCAAGTCATAACAGACCCCTTGTTACTAAAGATTTATGCCGCAACCTTTATTGCTATTACGGCTCATTTTACTGCATTTACCTTTATAGAACCGTATCTGCAAACCAGTGACTCAGTATCCAACACTATGATAGCCATGATGTTATTTACTTTTGGCTGTGCAGGATTATTGGGGAACTTCATTACAGGTGCTTTTATTGACAAGTACTTAAAGCGCTTAATAGCAGTGGCCATAGTCGCTATTGCCTGTGTGTTAGTGACATTAGGGATAGGGGCGCAAGCGTTAACTCAAACCGCTATTGTGCTGCTTATCTCTGTTTGGGGACTGGCGACATCGAGTGTGTTTGTCGGCTTTCAAACTTGGGTGTTAAAAACTGCGCAGCACAGAGCCTTCCCAGCATCTGCGGTATATGTGTCTATTTTTAATGCGGCGATTGGTTCAGGGGCGCTATTGGGTGCTTGGTTAGTTTCACAATTTTCATTCTCAGTATTAATGATTTGCTCAGGGGTAGCGATCGCATGCTCGCTGGTGTTATTGGCGCTTGCGGCCACTAATGCTGTCCGAGTAGAAACACTGCCAGAGGGGGAAAGTGTATGA
- a CDS encoding DUF4124 domain-containing protein, which translates to MLRTLLFFILCLWPLLGHANDIYKCMKDGKVVFSQNACPDDFSQHKIEYQLGITTETDTDKRVQANDPLKDILSNGGTISVEKLMLLLDGELYRLKQENSYFNIIRASEIQKLDRKRYWQKLEKTDAKYLSELASINQRYDELIASNLSMIKLLNDRRSQILAAIPEKPAD; encoded by the coding sequence ATGTTGAGAACGCTTCTCTTCTTCATTTTATGTCTATGGCCTTTACTCGGCCATGCCAATGATATCTACAAATGCATGAAAGACGGCAAGGTCGTCTTCAGTCAAAATGCCTGCCCTGACGATTTTAGCCAACATAAGATTGAATATCAGCTTGGGATCACCACAGAAACCGACACAGATAAGCGTGTACAAGCCAACGATCCTTTAAAAGATATTCTCAGTAACGGCGGCACCATTTCAGTTGAAAAATTAATGCTTTTACTCGATGGTGAACTCTACCGTCTCAAGCAAGAAAACAGTTACTTCAACATCATACGTGCTAGTGAAATACAAAAACTGGATCGAAAACGCTATTGGCAAAAATTAGAAAAAACTGATGCTAAATATCTGTCAGAATTGGCAAGTATTAATCAAAGATATGATGAGCTTATTGCCAGTAACCTAAGCATGATAAAACTGCTTAATGATAGAAGAAGCCAAATTTTAGCCGCCATCCCTGAAAAGCCAGCCGACTAA
- the folK gene encoding 2-amino-4-hydroxy-6-hydroxymethyldihydropteridine diphosphokinase, producing the protein MALVYIALGANLDEPLQQLNHASKALAKLAEGDSLKLSPFYRSVPMGDIPQAEYFNAVASLRTSLSPIALLDALQAIELAQGRQRLVRWGPRTLDLDLLLYDNLCLDTDRLILPHYGMKQRSFVLVPLFDIAPELTLPCQTPLRELITPAMRDELQIHLQ; encoded by the coding sequence ATGGCATTGGTGTATATCGCCCTTGGTGCGAATCTAGACGAGCCACTACAGCAGCTTAACCATGCCAGCAAGGCATTGGCTAAGCTTGCCGAAGGTGACAGCCTTAAGTTGTCACCTTTTTATCGCTCTGTCCCCATGGGGGATATTCCCCAAGCTGAATACTTCAATGCCGTAGCAAGTCTACGCACGTCATTGTCTCCGATAGCATTATTGGACGCACTGCAAGCCATAGAGTTAGCTCAAGGCAGGCAAAGACTGGTGCGCTGGGGACCCAGAACCTTAGACTTAGATTTACTACTATATGATAACCTCTGTCTTGATACTGACAGGCTTATTCTGCCTCATTACGGCATGAAACAACGCAGCTTCGTACTGGTGCCTCTATTTGATATCGCCCCTGAGTTAACCCTGCCTTGTCAGACTCCGCTGAGGGAGTTGATAACCCCTGCAATGCGTGATGAATTGCAAATCCACCTACAGTAA
- the panB gene encoding 3-methyl-2-oxobutanoate hydroxymethyltransferase, producing the protein MSKVTSSTLLKFKQEGTKFTSITAYDASFAAAFDSEGIDAILVGDSLGMVLQGHDDTLPVTTADVAYHTACVRRGISRALLIADMPFMSYATPEQAMTNATTLMQAGANMVKLEGGHWLLETVTMLTQRGIPVCGHLGLTPQSVHVFGGFKMQGKDEKNAQRILDEALALQDAGAQLLVLECIPAALAKTITQAVAIPVIGIGAGADTDGQILVMHDVLGITSGYIPKFSKNYLKQTGEIRSAIKAYIDEVAAGDFPSEEHTLV; encoded by the coding sequence ATGTCAAAAGTCACTAGCTCTACCCTGTTGAAATTTAAGCAAGAAGGCACTAAATTCACCTCGATAACGGCATATGACGCAAGCTTTGCTGCCGCCTTTGACAGCGAAGGGATAGACGCCATTTTGGTGGGAGACTCTTTAGGCATGGTACTCCAAGGCCATGATGACACCTTACCTGTGACCACAGCTGACGTGGCATATCACACAGCTTGCGTGCGCCGGGGGATCAGCCGTGCACTGCTCATCGCCGACATGCCTTTTATGAGCTATGCTACCCCAGAGCAAGCCATGACCAATGCCACCACCTTAATGCAAGCGGGTGCCAATATGGTCAAACTTGAAGGGGGTCATTGGCTACTCGAAACTGTCACCATGCTGACCCAAAGAGGGATCCCTGTCTGTGGTCACTTAGGCTTAACGCCACAATCTGTGCATGTATTTGGCGGCTTTAAGATGCAAGGTAAAGACGAGAAAAATGCCCAGCGCATCTTAGATGAAGCCTTAGCCTTGCAAGATGCGGGGGCTCAGTTGTTAGTACTTGAATGCATCCCAGCAGCCTTAGCCAAAACCATTACTCAAGCCGTGGCTATTCCAGTAATAGGCATAGGTGCAGGGGCCGATACCGACGGTCAAATCTTGGTGATGCATGATGTGCTAGGGATCACCAGCGGCTATATTCCCAAATTTTCGAAAAACTATCTAAAGCAAACTGGTGAAATCCGTTCAGCCATCAAGGCTTATATTGATGAAGTCGCCGCCGGCGATTTCCCCAGTGAAGAACACACCTTAGTGTAA
- the panC gene encoding pantoate--beta-alanine ligase, which yields MITSSDVSTIRAQVRSWRSQGESVAFVPTMGNLHQGHITLVKEAKLRAKHVVVSIFVNPMQFGQHEDLDAYPRTLAADSQALIDAGAALLFTPTAQTIYPKGLQQQTFVEVPEIGDVFCGASRPGHFRGVATIVCKLFNIVQPDIALFGRKDFQQLLVIKHMVNDLSLGIDIIGIDTIREASGLAMSSRNGYLTPEQKHTAATIKRALDLIANAVRQGEAIDKATAEGEAMIVQAGFKLDYLSVCNADNLHPAQADDKQLVILVAAYLGTTRLIDNLCFSR from the coding sequence ATGATCACCAGCTCAGATGTCTCAACAATTCGTGCCCAAGTAAGAAGCTGGCGCAGTCAAGGCGAGTCAGTCGCCTTCGTGCCAACCATGGGTAATTTGCATCAGGGACACATCACCTTAGTTAAGGAAGCCAAACTAAGAGCCAAACATGTGGTGGTCTCCATCTTCGTAAACCCAATGCAATTTGGTCAACATGAAGATCTTGATGCCTACCCTCGCACCTTAGCCGCCGACAGCCAAGCCTTAATCGATGCTGGTGCGGCCTTGTTATTCACTCCGACGGCACAGACCATCTACCCTAAGGGATTACAGCAACAGACCTTTGTTGAAGTTCCTGAAATTGGTGATGTCTTTTGTGGTGCCAGCAGGCCGGGACATTTTCGCGGCGTCGCCACTATCGTCTGCAAACTGTTTAATATAGTGCAGCCAGACATTGCCCTCTTTGGTCGTAAGGATTTTCAACAATTGTTAGTCATCAAACACATGGTGAATGACTTATCCTTAGGCATAGATATTATTGGTATCGATACCATACGTGAAGCATCGGGCCTTGCCATGAGCTCGCGCAATGGCTATTTAACCCCAGAGCAAAAACACACGGCGGCGACAATCAAGCGCGCCCTGGATTTAATCGCTAACGCTGTGCGTCAAGGTGAGGCCATAGACAAAGCCACTGCCGAAGGCGAGGCCATGATAGTGCAAGCAGGCTTTAAACTGGACTATTTAAGCGTCTGCAATGCTGACAATTTACACCCTGCACAGGCTGATGATAAACAACTGGTCATATTGGTAGCCGCGTATCTGGGCACCACTCGCCTAATCGACAATCTTTGTTTTAGCCGCTAG
- a CDS encoding HIT family protein, with translation MTVVEQIVRREVDAVILYETDNVIAFLDHDPINLGHALICPKKPYHDFIDVPEDVMAEILLVARAIYRKIVKKYSSEGVSLLQNNGSFNELKHFHLHIFPRFNNDGFRWVSAEMGLQSMVKLQAEAIGLGDDGFV, from the coding sequence ATGACGGTTGTAGAGCAAATTGTTAGACGAGAAGTTGATGCCGTAATTCTTTACGAAACGGATAATGTCATCGCATTTTTAGATCATGACCCTATCAACCTAGGTCATGCATTAATTTGCCCTAAGAAACCCTATCACGATTTTATTGATGTCCCAGAGGATGTCATGGCGGAGATATTGCTGGTAGCAAGAGCCATTTATCGAAAAATAGTGAAGAAATATTCATCCGAAGGAGTTAGTTTACTTCAGAATAATGGCAGCTTTAATGAGCTAAAACACTTTCACCTGCATATCTTTCCAAGATTCAACAATGACGGCTTTAGGTGGGTGAGTGCCGAAATGGGTCTGCAAAGTATGGTAAAACTGCAGGCAGAAGCCATAGGCCTAGGCGACGACGGTTTCGTCTAG
- a CDS encoding polynucleotide adenylyltransferase PcnB codes for MSRDGHDISRRQISENALKVLYRLNKSGYKAYLVGGGVRDILLGLEPKDFDVVTNATPDEIKALFRNCRLVGRRFRLAHIVFGRDVIEVATFRGHHGENSDNISKSNAEGRLLRDNVYGEIDEDAERRDFTVNALYYDISDYSIRSYGGGMDDLRNKSIKMIGDPETRYREDPVRMLRAVRFATKLDMQIDPVTAAPITELASLLADIPAARMYEEVLKLFFAGKAEANFELMLKFGLFAPLFPQVQALLDESPKGDTARMVRAIMRNTDLRVSQDKPVTPAFFYAAMLWYPLKRRAEDMAMEIGLSAYDAHVAAMGDVMEQQCQTISIPRRFSTPAKDIWQLQLRLERGQNTRSFKLFEHPKFRAAYDLLLLRGETEAGTIAKSATWWQTFVDADEDTRSKFVKESSKGGSRNRSTGTRKRRKPSATNSAAKSAAPSANKTPD; via the coding sequence ATTTCCAGAGATGGTCACGATATTTCTCGGAGACAGATCAGTGAAAATGCCCTTAAAGTTCTCTATCGCTTAAATAAATCAGGCTATAAAGCCTATTTAGTCGGCGGTGGGGTTCGCGATATTTTGTTGGGTTTAGAGCCTAAAGACTTCGACGTGGTCACCAACGCCACCCCTGATGAAATCAAGGCCCTGTTTCGCAATTGCCGTTTAGTCGGTCGCCGTTTTAGATTAGCGCATATCGTTTTTGGTCGTGATGTTATCGAAGTCGCCACTTTCCGTGGTCATCACGGCGAGAACAGCGACAACATCTCTAAATCGAATGCCGAAGGACGCCTGTTACGTGACAACGTTTATGGCGAAATAGATGAAGACGCCGAGCGCCGTGATTTCACAGTCAACGCCTTATATTATGATATCAGTGATTATTCTATCCGCAGCTATGGCGGCGGCATGGATGACTTGCGCAATAAAAGCATCAAGATGATTGGCGATCCTGAGACGCGCTACCGTGAAGATCCTGTGCGTATGTTAAGGGCGGTTCGCTTTGCCACTAAATTAGATATGCAGATTGATCCTGTCACTGCAGCGCCTATTACTGAGTTAGCAAGCCTATTGGCCGATATTCCAGCTGCGCGCATGTATGAAGAAGTGCTGAAACTCTTTTTTGCCGGCAAAGCTGAAGCCAATTTCGAATTAATGCTAAAATTTGGCTTATTTGCGCCGCTATTCCCACAAGTTCAGGCCCTATTGGACGAGTCACCAAAAGGTGATACCGCCCGTATGGTGCGCGCCATCATGCGCAATACCGATCTTCGCGTCAGCCAAGACAAACCTGTCACCCCCGCCTTCTTCTATGCCGCTATGCTTTGGTACCCCCTTAAGCGCCGCGCCGAAGATATGGCGATGGAAATAGGCCTAAGTGCTTATGATGCTCACGTTGCCGCCATGGGTGATGTGATGGAGCAGCAGTGTCAAACCATCAGCATTCCTCGTCGTTTTAGCACCCCGGCAAAAGACATTTGGCAGTTACAGTTACGTCTTGAGCGCGGCCAAAATACCCGCTCCTTCAAGTTATTCGAGCATCCAAAGTTCCGCGCAGCTTATGATTTACTGCTGCTTAGGGGCGAGACAGAAGCTGGCACTATCGCCAAATCGGCCACTTGGTGGCAAACCTTTGTCGATGCCGATGAAGACACCCGTAGCAAGTTCGTGAAAGAATCGAGCAAGGGCGGTAGTCGCAATCGCAGCACAGGCACGAGAAAACGACGTAAGCCAAGTGCCACAAACAGTGCTGCTAAGAGTGCTGCCCCAAGCGCGAATAAAACTCCCGATTAA
- a CDS encoding ABC transporter ATP-binding protein, with amino-acid sequence MISISQAQLVRGTKTLLDEASLTIYPGHKVGLVGANGTGKSSLMALILGQLHLDKGEFSLPAGWRIATVAQETPALEVSALEYVIDGDTEYRQLEAQLHQAQADDDGNAIARIHGQIDAIGGYAIKARAGSLLAGLGFSEVSQSNEVKSFSGGWRMRLNLAQALLCRSELLLLDEPTNHLDLDTMYWLEGWIKSYQGTLILISHDRDFIDGIVDEIVHVEHYKLNFYKGNYSAFERIRAERLAQQQVAFERQQKERAHMQTFVDRFRYKASKAKQAQSRLKALERMTELLPSHAQSPFYMEFREPEALPNPLIAMEQVSVGYGDTTILSKVHLNLVPGARIGLLGRNGAGKSTLIKLLSGQLQAKTGLYQPNPGVNIGYFAQHQIEFLRLDDTPLQHLVRLAPNAREQELRNFLGGFGFDGDMVLSPVRPFSGGEKARLVLALLVWQRPNLLLLDEPTNHLDLEMRHALTMALQTFEGAMVIVSHDRHLLRLSCSDYYLVDQGVVTSFDGDLDDYHQWLLEAAKAAQSTPANGDDAKPLQDKKQQKRIQAELRQKVSPLKKLQAKLETAQDKYATRLKELEAALADTSLYDAENKAQMTAVLNERTQLTQAMEESEMNWLELQEQIDEIELEFELE; translated from the coding sequence ATGATTAGCATTAGCCAAGCACAATTAGTTCGCGGTACCAAGACCTTGCTCGATGAAGCCTCATTAACCATCTATCCTGGCCACAAGGTCGGCCTAGTGGGCGCCAATGGCACAGGTAAGTCATCACTAATGGCGCTGATCTTAGGACAACTTCATTTAGACAAGGGTGAATTCAGCTTACCAGCGGGTTGGCGCATCGCTACTGTGGCCCAGGAAACCCCAGCCCTTGAGGTATCGGCTCTTGAATATGTTATCGATGGTGACACTGAGTACCGTCAGTTAGAAGCTCAGTTGCATCAAGCCCAAGCCGATGATGATGGTAACGCCATCGCACGCATTCATGGACAAATTGATGCTATTGGCGGCTATGCCATTAAAGCCCGCGCTGGCTCACTATTAGCCGGCCTAGGTTTTAGTGAAGTATCACAAAGCAATGAAGTAAAAAGCTTTTCTGGTGGTTGGCGCATGCGCTTAAACTTAGCCCAAGCGCTGTTATGCCGCTCAGAATTGTTATTACTCGATGAGCCCACTAACCACTTAGACTTAGATACCATGTACTGGCTTGAAGGCTGGATTAAATCCTATCAAGGCACCCTTATTCTTATCAGTCATGATAGGGACTTTATCGACGGTATTGTCGATGAAATCGTCCACGTAGAACATTACAAACTAAATTTCTACAAGGGTAATTACAGCGCCTTTGAACGCATTCGCGCCGAACGTTTGGCTCAGCAACAAGTGGCTTTTGAGCGCCAGCAAAAAGAGCGTGCGCATATGCAAACTTTCGTCGACCGTTTCCGCTACAAGGCCAGTAAGGCTAAGCAAGCTCAGAGCCGTTTAAAGGCATTGGAGCGCATGACGGAATTACTGCCATCCCACGCTCAGAGCCCATTTTATATGGAGTTTCGTGAGCCAGAAGCCTTGCCAAACCCACTTATTGCCATGGAGCAAGTGTCCGTTGGCTATGGCGATACCACCATTTTAAGCAAGGTACATTTGAACTTAGTGCCAGGCGCTCGCATCGGTCTTTTAGGCCGCAATGGCGCAGGCAAGTCGACCCTCATCAAACTGTTATCTGGGCAATTACAAGCCAAAACGGGTCTGTATCAGCCTAATCCCGGCGTCAATATTGGTTACTTTGCCCAGCATCAGATAGAGTTTTTACGCTTAGATGATACCCCGCTGCAACATCTTGTGCGCTTAGCGCCCAATGCTCGAGAGCAAGAGCTGCGTAACTTCCTTGGCGGCTTTGGCTTCGATGGCGATATGGTACTTTCCCCAGTGCGGCCCTTCTCTGGCGGCGAAAAAGCCCGTCTAGTCTTAGCGCTGCTGGTATGGCAAAGGCCTAACCTGTTGCTGCTCGATGAACCCACCAACCACTTAGATTTAGAGATGCGTCACGCCTTAACCATGGCACTGCAAACGTTTGAAGGCGCGATGGTGATAGTGTCGCACGATAGGCATTTATTACGCTTGAGCTGTAGTGATTATTACTTGGTTGACCAAGGCGTGGTCACAAGCTTCGATGGCGACCTAGATGATTACCATCAATGGTTGTTGGAAGCGGCTAAAGCGGCTCAATCAACCCCAGCCAATGGTGATGATGCCAAGCCATTGCAAGATAAAAAACAGCAAAAGCGCATCCAAGCCGAACTAAGGCAAAAAGTGTCGCCACTCAAGAAGTTGCAAGCCAAGCTTGAAACGGCCCAGGACAAATATGCAACACGGCTCAAAGAATTAGAAGCCGCATTAGCCGATACTAGCCTCTATGACGCTGAGAACAAGGCGCAAATGACGGCGGTATTGAATGAGCGTACCCAGCTGACTCAAGCCATGGAAGAAAGTGAAATGAATTGGTTAGAGCTACAAGAGCAGATCGACGAGATAGAACTTGAGTTCGAACTCGAATAG